The region ATTCATAGGAAGTAATGTTTTTCTTACCCTTTTCTACTGGGAAATATTGACCTGGACCTTCAAAATTAAGTCCTGCAACACCTAAACCTTTTTCATTAATGGCATCACAGTATAAAGGATAATTATCATCTACTACTGAGACACCAATCATTGCATAGTGACTCTTCTGACTTGGAAGATCATGAAAATCAAATTCATAATTACGGGGTGTAATTACAATCTTTTGACCATAAGCAATTTCATAATCTAAGTTTCTACCAAAATAATGTTCGTTAGAATTGTAAAGTATTGATGTACACATATTTATCGACTCCTTACATTTTCACTTATCAAAGTCTATTTTAAGCCTTATATGAATACGTGTACAAAATTATACCTTTTATTTATTCCGATAATCTTCTCCATAGATATATTTATGGAGTTTCAAGTACTGTTCTTCTAATTTTTTCTCATTGAGATTATCTTTAGCAAAGTAATACCTTTTTCCTTCCAGTCCTTTAGGCATGTAATTTTGCTGAGCAACCTGAAACGGCTCTTCAAATGGAGATTTAATTAAACCGCCACCTGTAATCTCCTCAGAATGCTTATAGTGCATATCACGAAGGCCCCGTGGCATGGGATGTTGATTAGGATGAGCGGTATCATGATCAAGTTCTTGCCGAATCTTATCAAAAGATCCCGATTTTGGTGATAAACACATCAACATGGTTGCAAACATCAAAGGGTAAATGGCTTTGGGCATTCCTACTTTTTCAGCTTGATTGGCTGCAATGACAATTTGAGTAACTCGGACTGGATTCGCTAAACCGATATAAGTATAAGGAATTTCACGCAATCTACGCACAACAGAAGGCAAATCACCATTTTTTAGTAAAACTGCTAAATAATACAAGGCCGCATCAGTATCTGAGCCAGCCATAGAATCAGAATAAGCTGCTAAATAATCATAATGTTTCGTGGCTTTACGATCATAACTAAAGTTTTGAGATTTAGCAAAGTTCTTAACATCCTCTATTTTTAAGATTTGCGGATTAATTGCATGCAGAGTTTCTAAAATATTTAAAGCAACTCGTAAATCACCATTTGCGGCGACTGCGATTAATTTTACTCCTTCTGCCGAAACTTTTGTATCATCACGGTACAATTCTTTAACTGCTCGTTCTACTACTTGAGCCACTTCATCATCTTTTAAAGGCTTAAATTCAAAAATCTGGCACCGCGACCTCACTGCTGGCACCAATGACATAATTGGATTCTCAGTAGTAGCTCCAATTAACATAATATGGCCATTTTCTAAATAAGGTAGCAAAAAATCCTGCAAAGTTTTAGTCATACGATGAATTTCATCAATCAATAAAACAAAAGTTTGGTCAGGATAATTGTTAATTATTTTAACTAGCTTGGCTTTATTATCAATTGATGCATTTATTTTTTCAAAATGATAGCCAAATTCTTGCGCAATAATTTGAGCTAATGTGGATTTGCCCGTTCCCGGAGGTCCCCACAAAACTAAAGAAACTGGAACATGGTTTTCAATAATTTTTTGCAAAGGCTTTCCTTTTCCTAATAAGTCTCTCTGGCCTACCACTT is a window of Lactobacillus intestinalis DNA encoding:
- a CDS encoding replication-associated recombination protein A, with product MTIRKPLADQLRPRTFSEVVGQRDLLGKGKPLQKIIENHVPVSLVLWGPPGTGKSTLAQIIAQEFGYHFEKINASIDNKAKLVKIINNYPDQTFVLLIDEIHRMTKTLQDFLLPYLENGHIMLIGATTENPIMSLVPAVRSRCQIFEFKPLKDDEVAQVVERAVKELYRDDTKVSAEGVKLIAVAANGDLRVALNILETLHAINPQILKIEDVKNFAKSQNFSYDRKATKHYDYLAAYSDSMAGSDTDAALYYLAVLLKNGDLPSVVRRLREIPYTYIGLANPVRVTQIVIAANQAEKVGMPKAIYPLMFATMLMCLSPKSGSFDKIRQELDHDTAHPNQHPMPRGLRDMHYKHSEEITGGGLIKSPFEEPFQVAQQNYMPKGLEGKRYYFAKDNLNEKKLEEQYLKLHKYIYGEDYRNK